Proteins found in one Actinomycetota bacterium genomic segment:
- a CDS encoding MBL fold metallo-hydrolase → MQHALGAPLSVYLNSMVIAGAEPAIVDTGSVNNRSQWLDDVFGIVDPADVRWVFLSHDDSDHTGNLVPVMETCPNATLVCSWALVERYSNAFGFPLHRLRWLNDGEAIDLGDRRIIAVRPPVYDSPATRGFLDDR, encoded by the coding sequence GTGCAACACGCGCTCGGGGCTCCGCTCAGCGTGTACCTCAACTCGATGGTGATCGCCGGTGCGGAACCGGCGATCGTCGATACCGGATCGGTGAACAACCGCAGCCAGTGGCTGGACGACGTGTTCGGGATCGTCGACCCGGCGGACGTCCGCTGGGTGTTCCTCTCGCACGACGACAGTGATCACACCGGAAACCTCGTGCCGGTGATGGAGACGTGTCCGAACGCGACGCTGGTCTGCAGTTGGGCGCTGGTCGAGCGGTACAGCAACGCCTTCGGCTTTCCGCTGCACCGGTTGCGCTGGCTCAACGACGGCGAGGCCATCGACCTCGGAGACCGGCGCATCATCGCGGTGCGGCCGCCCGTCTACGACTCGCCGGCGACACGGGGGTTCCTCGACGACCGCA